A region from the Triticum urartu cultivar G1812 chromosome 1, Tu2.1, whole genome shotgun sequence genome encodes:
- the LOC125533232 gene encoding uncharacterized protein LOC125533232 has protein sequence MAPAPAPPSSISSEEGQPPATKKPPATFSPEPTLATSPLDELLPTVAPPPSPFFDPPYVKAGQVALCCSLGCGNAMGLEFEDDASYYLRLDITTPAVHLASPLYIIFHYSNRLLDATIVAALLQDVLGGAAADFFVAQCSPLVYRFHVASARISEIILAQSTLCFCAYSSFVRTLPPIPPSPPHIATCMPLAHLLQIPEDLGLHFESVAWAQCRSLVSQRPPNQPHGCRMYARVIQFPFTLDATTMGLILACLFVGIHHQFNVMDDGDSCFSFTVASTGVAALIASMGDFHKMGILLRFPWRAPTGRASCSPSGSASPSSIGPTSSSPMAVDPALLPPASTTIVLSKERHQRPGISFFYRMLNVIRSCQLTPHANYTQHTHLIWVTFLPINVRPNIMNY, from the coding sequence ATGGCTCCCGCTCCCGCTCCCCCCTCCTCCATCTCATCGGAGGAGGGCCAACCACCAGCCACCAAAAAACCTCCGGCCACCTTCTCGCCGGAGCCAACTCTAGCCACCAGTCCTCTAGACGAGCTCCTCCCCACAGTAGCTCCTCCACCATCGCCATTCTTTGACCCACCTTATGTGAAAGCCGGGCAGGTTGCGCTCTGCTGCTCCCTGGGCTGTGGCAATGCCATGGGCTTGGAGTTCGAGGATGATGCCTCATACTACCTCCGCCTCGACATCACCACCCCCGCCGTCCACCTCGCCTCGCCGCTCTACATCATCTTCCACTACTCCAACCGCCTCCTTGATGCCACTATCGTCGCCGCCCTGCTTCAGGATGTCCTTGGCGGTGCTGCCGCTGATTTCTTCGTTGCCCAATGCTCTCCCCTCGTTTATCGCTTCCATGTTGCTTCTGCGCGTATATCAGAGATCATCCTCGCACAATCCACACTCTGCTTCTGCGCATACTCCTCTTTTGTGAGAACCCTACCTCCGATCCCACCTTCTCCGCCCCACATTGCCACATGCATGCCGTTGGCTCACCTGCTCCAAATTCCAGAGGATCTGGGTCTCCACTTTGAAAGCGTAGCATGGGCACAATGTCGCTCGCTCGTCTCCCAGCGTCCACCAAACCAACCGCATGGATGCCGCATGTATGCGCGCGTCATACAGTTCCCTTTCACCCTTGATGCCACCACAATGGGTCTCATCCTAGCTTGCCTATTCGTCGGCATCCACCACCAATTCAACGTCATGGACGACGGAGATTCCTGCTTCTCTTTCACTGTGGCCTCGACTGGCGTTGCCGCGCTCATCGCTTCTATGGGTGACTTTCACAAGATGGGCATCCTACTCCGCTTTCCTTGGCGTGCGCCTACGGGGCGTGCTTCATGCTCACCATCGGGGTCGGCCTCGCCGTCGTCTATCGGGCCTACGTCTTCCTCGCCGATGGCAGTCGATCCTGCTCTGCTGCCACCTGCGTCCACAACTATTGTTCTCTCTAAGGAGCGTCATCAACGGCCTGGTATAAGCTTTTTCTACCGTATGCTTAATGTTATCCGCTCCTGCCAGCTTACACCACATGCAAATTACACCCAACACACGCATTTGATTTGGGTCACCTTCCTACCAATTAATGTTAGGCCTAATATAATGAACTATTAG